In the Oncorhynchus nerka isolate Pitt River linkage group LG6, Oner_Uvic_2.0, whole genome shotgun sequence genome, ttcattttcatgaaatcacaagtgcaatataccaACACACagcttaacttgttgttaatccacctgtcagatttcaaaaaagctttacggtgaaagcaaaccatgcgataaTGTGAGGACAGCTTTTgagtagacaaaacattacaaacagctagcagcaaagtagattgatCACGAaggtcagaaaagcaataaaattaatcgcttacctttgatgatcttcatatgtttgcactcacgagactcccagttacacaataaatgtttgttttgttccataaagattctCTTTATATgcaaaaacctccatttggttggcgcgttttgtttagtaatccacaggctcgtgcaggtcacgacgggcagacgaaaattcccaATGGTATCCggaaagttcgtagaaacatgtcaaacgttttttataatcaatcctcaggttgtttttacaataaataatcgataatatttcaaccggacgtcAGCCTTTTCAAtacaagagagaaagaaaaggtgtCGCTCCAGTGCCGCGCACATGAACAAATCTAAGGACATCTGtctatccactgacgcgatgtgatccttctcgctcatttttcagaataaaagcctgaaactatgtctaaagactgttcacaccttgCGGAAGCCATAGGGAatggaatctggttgatatccctttaaatgaagGATAGGCTTGCAATGGAAGAGAGAGGTTtcagaaaaacagcacttcctgaatggattttcctcaggttgtNNNNNNNNNNNNNNNNNNNNNNNNNNNNNNNNNNNNNNNNNNNNNNNNNNNNNNNNNNNNNNNNNNNNNNNNNNNNNNNNNNNNNNNNNNNNNNNNNNNNNNNNNNNNNNNNNNNNNNNNNNNNNNNNNNNNNNNNNNNNNNNNNNNNNNNNNNNNNNNNNNNNNNNNNNNNNNNNNNNNNNNNNNNNNNNNNNNNNNNNNNNNNNNNNNNNNNNNNNNNNNNNNNNNNNNNNNNNNNNNNNNNNNNNNNNNNNNNNNNNNNNNNNNNNNNNNNNNNNNNNNNNNNNNNNNNNNNNNNNNNNNNNNNNNNNNNNNNNNNNNNNNNNNNNNNNNNNNNNNNNNNNNNNNNNNNNNNNNNNNNNNNNNNNNNNNNNNNNNNNNNNNNNNNNNNNNNNNNNNNNNNNNNNNNNNNNNNNNNNNNNNNNNNNNNNNNNNNNNNNNNNNNNNNNNNNNNNNNNNNNNNNNNNNNNNNNNNNNNNNNNNNNNNNNNNNNNNNNNNNAGTTAAAACGTGTTCACCGTTAGAGAGTGGTATCTTAGTGATTACCTGCCAAGTGTTTGAACAGATTTGATTCAACATGAACAGAAAACAACGGACGATGTTCTGGTTAGAGGACCTCTCTTAGTTGAgatgtgtgtctgaatgtgtgaGAATCTTACCTGCACAGAAGATGCGTAGCTGTTGGGCAGGTGAGATGAGGTTGAGATGTGTGGTGAAGAGATCTACGAAAGCTCCGGGATACACCACGAACACAAACACACCGAAACCATTCACACGTACCtgctccctacacacacacacacacacacacacacactattttaaAGGTTCCATTTCttcatgtgtacaacatctaaaaACCTGCATCACAATACTGAGAATGTTTACATTTCTAAAAGgaggtattttgtgttttttgaagaaataaaatatttgttttctCAGAGCTCCCGTACTACACAACGACGATGAGGAGGTGAAAGTTCAATCGCAAAAAAAAAATATTCTTAAACATTTGAATTCTTTTATTTGCTATGTGAAGCTACGTGAAGTAAAATGGACTTTAATCTCAAATTAACTTAATCCTTGTAGTCTGGTGCATATTTGTTTTTATCTCAGTTCAGTTACAGCATGGTCCAGTTAGTGACTCAGTTCAGTTACAGCATGGTCCAGTTAGTGACTCAGTTCAGTTACAGCATGGTCCAGTTAGTGACTCAGTTCAGTTACAGCATGGTCCAGTTAGTGACTCAGTTCAGTTACAGCATGGTCCAGTTAGTGACTCAGTTCAGTTACAGCATGGTCCAGTTAGTGACTCAGTTCAGTTACAGCATGGTCAGAGTTAGTGACTCAGTTCAGTTACAGCATGGTCAGAGTTAGTGACTCAGTTCAGTTACAGCATGGTCCAGTTAGTGACTCAGTTCAGTTACAGCATGATCCAGTTAGTGACTCAGTTCAGTTACAGCATGGTCAGAGTTAGTGACTCAGTTCAGTTACAGCATGGTCCAGTTAGTGACTCAGTTCAGTTACAGCATGATCCAGTTAGTGACTCAGTTCAGTTACAGCATGGTCCAGTTAGTGACTCAGTTCAGTTACAGCATGGTCAGAGTTAGTGACTTAGTTCAGTTACAGCATGATCCAGTTAGTGACTCAGTTCAGTTACAGCATGGTCCAGTTAGTGACTCAGTTCAGTTACAGCATGGTCCAGTTAGTGACTCAGTTCAGTTACAGCATGGTCCAGTTAGTGACTCAGTTCAGTTACAGCATGGTCCAGTTAGTGACTCAGTTCAGTTACAGCATGGTCCAGTTAGTGACTCAGTTCAGTTACAGCATGGTCAGAGTTAGTGACTCAGTTCAGTTACAGCATGGTCCAGTTAGTGACTCAGTTCAGTTACAGCATGGTCCAGTTAGTGACTCAGTTCAGTTACAGCATGGTTCAGTTAGTGACTCAGTTCAGTTACAGCATGGTTCAGTTAGTGACTCAGTTCAGTTACAGCATGGTTCAGTTAGTGACTCAGTTCAGTTACAGCATGGTCAGAGTTAGTGACTCAGTTCAGTTACAGCATGGTCAGAGTTAGTGACTCAGTTCAGTTACAGCATGGTCAGAGTTAGTGACTCAGTTCAGTTACAGCATGATCCAGTTAGTGACTCAGTTCAGTTACAGCATGGTCAGAGTTAGTGACTCAGTTCAGTTACAGCATGGTCAGAGTTAGTGACTCAGTTCAGTTACAGCATGGTCCAGTTAGTGACTCAGTTCAGTTACAGCATGGTCCAGTTAGTGACTCAGTTCAGTTACAGCATGGTCAGAGTTAGTGACTCAGTTCAGTTACAGCATGATCCAGTTAGTGACTCAGTTCAGTTACAGCATGGTCAGAGTTAGTGACTCAGTTCAGTTACAGCATGGTCCAGTTAGTGACTCAGTTCAGTTACAGCATGGTCAGAGTTAGTGACTCAGTTCAGTTACAGCATGGTCCAGTTAGTGACTCAGTTCAGTTACAGCATGGTCCAGTTAGTGACTCACTCAGTTCAGTTACAGCATGATCCAGTTAGTGACTCAGTTCAGTTACAGCATGGTCCAGTTAGTGACTCAGTTCAGTTACAGCATGATCCAGTTAGTGACTCAGTTCAGTTACAGCATGGTCCAGTTAGCGACTCACTCAGTTCAGTTACAGCATGGTCCAGTTAGTGACTCAGTTCAGTTACAGCATGGTCAGAGTTAGTGactgtaaagaattgctattatgcaggagaccaacctactgctaaatacatggctattgcattgttataactgagacaacacatagcaacgtattttcacagtaaagcctgtggggtcccctacaggatagctcccacattacacacataatctcccttttttaaccgaacactgtgtgcccgaagaagctcctacgatgacggacagacaactgagccaatggcggaagactacagactacaaccagctgaaccaatccggagatccgatcttcctagggtcaacctactttctgtgacgtatataagagctgtgctgactgtttacgctctctctgcctgccgttccacacgaactaacggaagagccgtatttacgttgtactacatattttcactctgaataaactgtttacttgtcataaaatgtatcacttagtctgaatcgatccttgaccggctcacccatctacatatccaattgctaacatGACTCAGTTCAGTTACAGCATGGTCCAGTTAGTGACTCAGTTCAGTTACAGCATGGTCAGAGTTAGTGACTCAGTTCAGTTACAGCATGGTCCAGTTAGTGACTCAGTTCAGTTACAGCATGATCCAGTTAGTGACTCAGTTCAGTTACAGCATGGTTCAGTTAGTGACTCACTCAATTCAGTTACAGCATGGTCAGAGTTAGTGACTCAGTTCAGTTACAGCATGGTCCAGTTAGTGACTCAGTTCAGTTACAGCATGGTCCAGTTAGTGACTCAGTTCAGTTACAGCATGGTCCAGTTAGTGACTCAGTTCAGTTACAGCATGGTCAGAGTTAGTGACTCAGTTCAGTTACAGCATGGTCAGAGTTAGTGACTCAGTTCAGTTACAGCATGGTCCAGTTAGTGACTCAGTTCAGTTACAGCATGGTCCAGTTAGTGACTCAGTTCAGTTACAGCATGGTCCAGTTAGTGACTCAGTTCAGTTACAGCATGGTCAGAGTTAGTGACTCAGTTCAGTTACAGCATGGTCAGAGTTAGTGACTCAGTTCAGTTACAGCATGGTCCAGTTAGTGACTCAGTTCAGTTACAGCATGGTCCAGTTAGTGACTCACTCAATTCAGTTACAGCATGGTCCAGTTAGTGACTCAGTTCAGTTACAGCATGGTCCAGTTAGTGACTCAGTTCAGTTACAGCATGGTCCAGTTAGTGACTCAGTTCAGTTACAGCATGGTCCAGTTAGTGACTCAGTTCAGTTACAGCATGGTCCAGTTAGTGACTCAGTTCAGTTACAGCATGGTCCAGTTAGTGGCTCAGTTCAGTCACAGCAGGtcccagttagtgtgtgtgtgtgtgtgtgtgatacatcTTACCTTATTGCTGCCACGGCATGGCCCAGTTCGTGTATGACCCCACTGACCAGCAAAGCAGAGAAGAAGTAGGccagctggctgactggcaggtTTATACCtgggacctgcacacacacagcagtcagtacacagacacacacacacacacacacacgcacacacacacacacacattctttgtACGTACCACCACCTGTAGTGTTTGTTGATTGGCTCCCTGAGGGTGGTCTGATGTCATCTGATGGACAGTCTGCTGCAGGGTTCTAATTAGCAGCACCACCGAACCACACATAGACACCAGCCCAAACACTAGACCACTGgtaaacctacacacacacacacacacaattgtggaACCAGGAACCGAGGGAATTAGGGTTAAGAGGGGTCAGGGATAAGAAGTCAGGTCttaccagagaggtagagggcatGAGGGttaagggtcagaggtcaggtcttaccagagggagagtgtgtgagggTTAGAGGacaagggttagaggtcaggtctTACCAGAGGAAGAGGGCATGTGGGTTAAGGGTCAGGTCTTATCATAGGTAGTGTGCGTGAGGGTTAGAGGCCAAGGATCAGAGGTCAAGGATCAGAGGTCAGGTCTTACCAGAGGTAGAGGGCGTGTGGGTTGATGCGAGCGCAGCGTGAGAAGAGGCGGTTGAAGAGGGAGGTCTGCCAGCGGATgtggaacggagagagagacagacccttTGACCCTAGCCACATCTCATAACAATGACCATATGACTCAGACaactgagggagaggaggagagaggacgtgtTACCTCTGCCCCGACACACATatcaaatacatttgattcattCAAATGTATGTTTTAGCACAATATTCCAAATACCAGTATCCCAAGAATGAAGGTTTTGTTCTataaatttttttatttcacctttatttaaccaggtaagcaagttgagaacaagttctcatttacaaggccaagataaagcaaagcagtgcaacaaacacagtgttacacatggaataaacaagcatacaatcaataacacaatagaaacaaaattaagtctatatacagtgtgtgcaaatggcgtgaggaggtaggcaataaataagccatagtagcaaagtaattacaatttagcagattaacactggagtgataaatgagcagatgatgtgcaagtagaaatactggtgtgcaaaagaccagaaaataaaatcaaataaaatcaaataaaaacagcatggggatgaggtaggtaaattgggtgggctatttacagatggactatgtacagctgcagcgatcggttagctgctcagatagctgatgtttaaagttagtgagggaaatataattctccagcttcagcgatatatgcaattcgttccagtcactggcagcagagaactggaaggaaaggcggccaaaggaggtgttggctttggggatgaccagtgagatatacctgctggactacgggtgggtgttgttatcgtgaccagtgagctgagataaggcggagctttacctagcatagacttacatAGATttatagatgatctggagccacTGGGTCTGGCGCCTAATATGTAgggagggccagccgactagagcgtacaggtcgtgggtgggtggtataaggggctttggtaaaaaaaacggatggcattgtgatagactgcatccagtttgctgagtagagtgttggaagctattttgtagatgacatcgccgaagtcgaagatcggtaggatagtcagttttactagggtaagtttggcggcgtgagggaaggaggctttgttgcgaaatagaaagccgattttagatttaatttaggattggagatgtttaatatgagtctggaaggagaatttacagtctaaacagacacctaggtatttgtagttgtccacatattcagaaccgtccagggaagtgatgctagtcgggcgggcgggtgtgggcagtgaacggttgaaaagcatgtatttggttttactatagtttaagagcagttggaggccacagaattAGTGTTTTATGGCAttaaagctcgtttggaggtaagttaacagtgtccaaagaagggccagatgtatacagaatggtgtcgtctgcgtagaggtggatcagggaatcacccgcagcaagagcgatatcattaatatatacagagaaaagagtcggcccaagaattgaaccctgtggcacccccagagagactgccagaggtccggacaacaggcccttcaatttgacacactgaactctatctgagaagtagttagtgaacctggcgaggcagtcatttgagaaaccaaggctattgagtctgccgataagaatacggtgattgacagagtcgaaagccttggccaggtcgatgaagacggcttcacagtactgtcttttatcgatggcggttatgatatcgtttagtaccttgagcgtggctgaggtgcacccgtgaccggctcggaaaccagattgcacagaggagaaggtacggtgggattcaaaatggtcagtgatctgtttattaacttggctttcgaagactttcgAGAGGCAGGGCAAGATGTATATAGGTCAAAaaaacagtttgggtctagagtgtcacctccTTTGATTAGGggagctttccaatctttagggattttggacgatacgaaagagtcTTATGAGCGTTTATGTCCGCTTGTTCTTATGTTGTCTTTTTGGTCTGTCTCCTGCACTCCTGCTGTGACTCTGCACTCtctcatttacacacacaccaagcccctcccccccccccacaccccaaGCCCCTCCCACTCAACAACAAAGATAAGAGCACTGTCTCTCAGACAAGCGGTTTGAACTCCGTACTTGCATTTTAGCtttggtccaacagaatcggTCTTATGGACATCaaaacattattttactgtaatagaggaGAAAACCTTCCTAACTATACCCTATTTACGTCTTTACTCCTCAAATCGCACACAGAACAGACCCCATTAGAACCAGAGACATCTCAACTCCTCAAATCGCACACAGAGCAGACACTATTAGAACCAGACATCTCAACTCCTCAAATCGCACACAGAACAGACCCCATTAGAACCAGAGACATCTCAACTCCTCAAATCGCACACAGAACAGACCCCATTAGAACCAGAGACATCTCAACTCCTCAAATCGCACACAGAGCAGACACTATTAGAACCAGACATCTCAACTCCTCAAATCGCACACAGAACAGACCCCATTAGAACCAGAGACATCTCAACTCCTCAAATCGCACACAGAACAGACCCCATTAGAACCAGAGACATCTCAACTCctcaaatcacacacagaacagacACTATTAGAACCAGAGACATCTCAACTCCTCAAATCGCACACAGAACAGACCACATTAGAACCAACATTGAATATGGAAAATTAATGCTCAGTTTGTCGAACGCGGCATTATGGTAACATGTACCGCTAGAAGCATTTTACCCAAAGACTGTATTACCAGCTGTCtagttttataaatgtgcaataacCATGAAACAATTATATAAGGAATTGGCAAGTTCTTCTCATTGTGAAAAATAAGGCCACTTGATTTGAACATTTGAACAAAGTGGAC is a window encoding:
- the LOC135572146 gene encoding membrane-bound transcription factor site-2 protease-like, yielding MIPVPLVVCVLCGWCFVYLTDVLLKLSESYGHCYEMWLGSKGLSLSPFHIRWQTSLFNRLFSRCARINPHALYLWFTSGLVFGLVSMCGSVVLLIRTLQQTVHQMTSDHPQGANQQTLQVVVPGINLPVSQLAYFFSALLVSGVIHELGHAVAAIREQVRVNGFGVFVFVVYPGAFVDLFTTHLNLISPAQQLRIFCAGKILTHSDTHLN